Proteins co-encoded in one Cupriavidus nantongensis genomic window:
- the tuf gene encoding elongation factor Tu — MAKEKFERTKPHVNVGTIGHVDHGKTTLTAAIATVLAAKFGGAAKKYDEIDAAPEEKARGITINTAHVEYETANRHYAHVDCPGHADYVKNMITGAAQMDGAILVCSAADGPMPQTREHILLARQVGVPYIIVFLNKCDMVDDAELLELVEMEVRELLSKYEFPGDDTPIIKGSAKLALEGDKGDLGEEAIMRLADALDTYIPTPERAVDGTFLMPVEDVFSISGRGTVVTGRIERGIIKVGEEIEIVGIKPTVKTTCTGVEMFRKLLDQGQAGDNVGLLLRGTKREDVERGQVLCKPGSIKPHTHFTGEVYILSKDEGGRHTPFFNNYRPQFYFRTTDVTGSIELPKDKEMVMPGDNVSITVKLIAPIAMEEGLRFAIREGGRTVGAGVVAKILD; from the coding sequence ATGGCAAAGGAAAAGTTCGAGCGGACCAAGCCGCACGTGAACGTTGGTACGATTGGTCACGTTGACCATGGCAAGACCACGCTGACCGCAGCGATCGCCACGGTGCTGGCAGCGAAGTTCGGTGGTGCGGCCAAGAAGTACGACGAAATCGACGCAGCGCCGGAAGAGAAGGCCCGCGGTATTACCATCAATACCGCCCACGTCGAATACGAGACGGCCAACCGCCACTACGCGCACGTTGACTGCCCGGGCCACGCCGACTACGTCAAGAACATGATCACCGGTGCCGCCCAGATGGACGGCGCGATCCTGGTGTGCTCGGCCGCTGACGGCCCGATGCCGCAGACCCGCGAGCACATCCTGCTGGCCCGTCAGGTCGGCGTGCCGTACATCATCGTGTTCCTGAACAAGTGCGACATGGTGGACGACGCCGAACTGCTCGAGCTGGTCGAGATGGAAGTGCGCGAGCTGCTGAGCAAGTACGAGTTCCCCGGCGACGACACCCCGATCATCAAGGGTTCGGCCAAGCTGGCGCTGGAAGGCGACAAGGGCGACCTGGGCGAAGAAGCCATCATGCGCCTGGCCGACGCGCTGGACACCTACATCCCGACGCCGGAGCGTGCCGTTGACGGTACCTTCCTGATGCCGGTGGAAGACGTGTTCTCGATCTCGGGTCGCGGCACCGTGGTGACCGGCCGTATCGAGCGCGGCATCATCAAGGTCGGCGAGGAAATCGAAATCGTCGGTATCAAGCCGACCGTGAAGACCACCTGCACCGGCGTGGAAATGTTCCGCAAGCTGCTGGACCAGGGCCAGGCTGGCGACAACGTCGGTCTGCTGCTGCGCGGCACCAAGCGTGAAGACGTCGAGCGCGGCCAGGTGCTGTGCAAGCCGGGTTCGATCAAGCCGCACACCCACTTCACCGGCGAGGTGTACATCCTGTCGAAGGACGAAGGCGGCCGTCACACCCCGTTCTTCAACAACTACCGCCCGCAGTTCTACTTCCGTACCACCGACGTGACCGGCTCGATCGAGCTGCCGAAGGACAAGGAAATGGTCATGCCGGGTGACAACGTGTCGATCACCGTCAAGCT